DNA from Rhizobacter sp. J219:
CGGAGCCGGCGACGGCACTTCCCACTCCAGGCCTTCTGCCGCTTCCCACGGCTTCTGCGGCGCCGGCTCACCCTTGCCGCGCATGGCGGGCAGCACGACGAACAGCAGGAAGTAGACCTGCATCAACCCGAAGCCGAAAGCACCCACCGTCGCCAGCGCGTTGAAGTCCGCGAACTGCATCGGATAGTCGGCGTAGCGACGCGGCATGCCGGCGAGACCCAGGAAGTGCATCGGGAAGAAGGTGACGTTGAAGAAGATCAACGAGCCCCAGAAGTGGATCTTGCCGCGCGTCTCGGAGTACATCACGCCCGTCCACTTGGGCGCCCAGTAGTAGTAGCCGGCGAACATCGCGTACAGCGAGCCGGCCACCAGCACGTAGTGGAAGTGCGCCACCACGTAGTAGGTGTCTTGCAGCTGGATGTCGATCGGTGCCACCGAGAGGATCAGACCGGTGAAGCCGCCCATCGTGAACACGAAGATGAAGCCGACCGCAAACAACATTGGCGTCTCGAAGGTCATCGAGCCGCGCCACATGGTCGCGATCCAGTTGAACACCTTCACCCCCGTGGGGATCGCGATCAGCATGGTCGCGTACATGAAGAAGAGCTGGCCCGTCACCGGCATGCCGGTCGTGAACATGTGGTGGGCCCACACGATGAACGACAGGATGGCGATCGACGAGGTGGCGTACACCATCGAGGTGTAGCCGAAGAGGCGCTTGCGAGCAAAGGCCGGCACGATGTGGCTCACGATGCCGAAGGCCGGCAGGATCATGATGTACACCTCGGGGTGGCCGAAGAACCAGAAGATGTGCTGGTACATGATCGGGTCGCCGCCGCCCGCCGGGTTGAAGAAGGCGGTGCCGAAGTGGCGGTCGGTCAGCGTCATCGTGATGGCGCCAGCGAGCACCGGCATCACCGCGATCAGCAGGTAGGCGGTGATGAGCCAGGTCCAGCAGAACATCGGCATCTTCATCAGCGTCATGCCGGGGGCGCGCATGTTGAGGATGGTCACGATGATGTTGATCGAGCCCATGATCGACGAGGCGCCGAGGATGTGCATCGCGAAGATGCCGGCGTCCATCGAGGGGCCCATCTGCAGCGTGAGCGGCGCGTAGAGCGTCCAGCCGGCGGCGGGGGCGCCACCTGGCATGAAGAACGATGCCACGAGCATGATGCCGGCCGGGATCAGCAGCCAGAAGCTCAGGTTGTTCATCCGCGCGAAGGCCATGTCGGCCGCGCCGATCTGCAGCGGGATCATCCAGTTCGCGAAGCCCACGAAGGCCGGCATGATGGCGCCGAACACCATGATCAGCCCGTGCATGGTGGTGAACTGGTTGAACAGCTGCGGGTTCACGATCTGCAGCCCGGGCTGGAACAGCTCGGCGCGGATCAGGAGCGCCAGCACGCCACCGAACAGGAACATCGTGAAGCTGAACAGCAGGTACAGCGTGCCGATGTCCTTGTGGTTGGTGGCAAACACCCAGCGACGCCAGCCGTGCGGATGGTGGTCGTCATGCGCGTGGTCATGGCCGTGGTCGCCGGCCGCGTGGCCGTGGGGATCGAGTACAGCACTCATGGGTCTTCCTTTGGGGCGCGGTTTTCGGTGAATTACTTGCGGGCGGCGGTGACGTCGGCCGGCTGCACGATCTGGCCGGTCTTGTTGGACCAGGCGTTCTTCGTGTAGGTCGCGACGGCAGCGAGGTCGGTGTCGCTGAGCTGTTTCCAGGCCGGCATCGCACCGTTGGCTGCGCCGTTCAGGAGGATCGCAAGTTGCTTGTTCTTGTCGGCGTCGAGCACGACGGGCGACGCATCCAGCGCCTTGATCGGGCCAGCGCCCTTGCCGGTGGGCTGGTGGCAGGCGGCACAGTTGGCGGCGTAGACCTTCTCGCCGCGGGCGGCCAGTTCGGGCAGCGCCCAGACCTTGGTCGGATCGTCGGCCTTAGCCGCGATCTCCTTCAGCTTGCCCTCCACCCACTTGGTGTAGTCGGCCTGCGACAGCACCTTCACGTGGATCGGCATGTAGGCGTGCTCCTTGCCGCACAGCTCGGCGCACTGGCCGTAGAAGTCGCCGGTCTTCTCGGCGCGGAACCAGGTGTCGCGCACGAAGCCGGGGATGGCATCCTGCTTGATGCCGAAGGCCGGCACCATGAAGGCGTGGATCACGTCGTTGGCGGTGGTGATGATGCGGATCTTCTTGTCGACCGGCACCACGAGCGGGTTGTCGACCTTGAGCAGGTAGTCGTCGCCGGCGGGCTTGCCGGAATCGGACATCTCGCGATGGGCGACGTCGAGCGTGGAGAGGAAACCGATGCCCTCGCCTTCGCCCTTCAGATAGTCGTAGCCCCATTTCCACTGGATGCCGGTGGCCTTGATGGTGATGTCGGCCGAAACCGTGTCCTTCATCGCGACGACGGCCTTGGTGGCGGGCAGCGCCATCAGGATCACGATGATGAAGGGCACCACCGTCCAGGCGATCTCGACCTTCACGCTCTCATGGAAGTTGGACGCCTTGGCGCCCTTGGATTTGCGGTGCTTGAAGATCGAATAGAACATCACGCCGAAGACGGCGATGAAGATCACGATGCACACGATCATCATGAAGTTGTGCAACCACTGCTGCTCGGCGGCGATCTTGGTGACCGGCGGGTGCAGGTCCAGCTGATTCACCGCCGGGCCGCCCGGCAGGCTGTTGACGGCCATTGCGGCCGTGCCGGCCAGCGCGGCGCACGCCGCCACGCAGGCCTGCCCCGCGCTCCGGGCAAAAGACTGCCACAGTGATTTCGTCGTCTTCATCATGGTCGTTTCAGTTTTCAAGAATCACATCGAAGCGGGTTCGCGCGCCTGCCACCCCATCGACGACGCGCCAGGTCGTCGAGGCCTTGCATGGGTGGAGTCGGAGCGCCGGTTCCCTCGTCGCCGGCAGCCTGTGGTCACCCCGAGAGCCACGCAGCGCGCAAGTACCCCCGGGCGGACCTGCATTTTTCAAGCCCGCGAGTTTAACGCACCCATTTGAGCGGCCTCAAACGGCGCTCACCCTCTGGACGTCCTGCTGCGCACCATGGCACGCATGTCGTCGACCGACACGCGGGTTTCGGCGGCGAGGGGTGCACGCGGCGCAGCCTTGAAGGCGTGGCCATAGGCGATCTCGAAGTCCAGGTAGATGCGCCCATCGGGTCGGGCGAGGCTCTTGAGCGCCGCATGCAGGCGCTCACGCCAGCGCGGGGTGCGCCATCCGGCCACACGCTGCGGCGACGCATTCGCGCCGAGGGAGCGCAATTCGCTCAACAGGGCTTCGGGGCTGTCCCAGCTGAGGCTGAGCACCTCCTGGTCCATCACCGGGTCGGCAAAGCCGGCCTGCACCAGCATGTCGCCCAGGTCGTGCATGTCGACGAAGTCGGCCAACGGCGGGCCCCAGCCGAGGCGCGCGTAGAGGTCATGAAGCGTTCGCAGGCTGCCCGGCCCGAGACAGGAGAACATGACGAAGCCGTCGACGACCAGCAGTTGCTGCCATTGCGCCATCAGCTCCGAGGGGTCGACCACCGCGTGCAACATCATGTTGGCCCACACGAGTTGCACGCTTGCCGGCGCCACCTCCTGCGGCGTCACGTGCACCACTGGGACACCGCGCCAGCGCCGGGGTGACCACCAGGGCGCCGCCATCGCCTGCCGGCTGCGCGCACGCAGGGCCTCGGTCGGCTCGACGGCCAGGTGGCGCGCCTGCGGGTAGGCCTTCAACAACAGCTCGGTGCTGGCGCCGCCAAAGGCCCACCAGTCGAGCACCGCGGCCGGCTGGACGCGGATGAACTGGAGCCGATCGGCCATGCGGCGCGCCACTTCGGCATGCAGCCACGGCGCTTCGGGGGCTCGCGCCAGGCGACGCAGCCACCCCTCCACGCTGGCCGGGTCGAGCTGTCGCGCGGTCGAGGCAGAGGGAGCGCTCATGAGGTGGGGCAGTATATTGAGCCGATGCTCTTCAGCCGCCTGCTCACGCCATTGCCCAGCCTGTGCGCGGTGTGCCGGGGCTGGGGCGACGGCGCCGTCTGTGCGTCCTGCCATGCGCGTTATGCGGGCGCGGCGGCGCGCTGCGTACGGTGTGCCGTGCAGATCCCCGGCGGCGTGACCGTGTGCGGTCAGTGCCTCGTGCACCCGCCCGACTTCGACGCCGCCCGCACCGGCCTCGACTACGCCCACCCCTGGTCGACGCTCATCGCGCGTTTCAAGTTCCACGCCGCGCTCGAACTCGCCGGCGCGCTGGTCCAGCCGCTGCTCGCAAGTGTGCAGCGCGATCCCGGCACGCTGCCTGACCTCCTGCTGCCCGTGCCCTTGAGCCGCGAACGCCTGCGCGCGCGGGGCTACAACCAGGCCTGGGAAGCGACACGCCGCCTGGCCCGCGGCCTGGCCTTGCGCTGCGATGCCCACCTGCTCCTGCGTGTGAAAGACAGCCCGCACCAGCTTGAGCTGCCACCGGAAGAACGCGCCGCCAACGTGCGCGGTGTCTTCGCCGTGGAGCCGCTGCGCCGCACCGAGCTGCACGGCTTGCACATCGCGGTCGTCGACGACGTGCTGACGACAGGCGCCACCTGTGCCGAGCTGGCCCGTGTGCTCAAGCAGGCGGGCGCACGGCGCGTGTCGGCGTGGTCGCTGGCCCGCACGCCGCGCGACACCCCCTGAGCCCCAACGCCCGCCAATGTTCAACATCGTCCTGGTCCAGCCGGAGATTCCCCCCAACACCGGCAACGTGATCCGCCTCGCGGCCAACACCGGCTGCGCCCTGCACCTGATCGAGCCGCTGGGTTTCTCGATGGACGACCGGCTGCTGCGCCGCGCCGGCCTCGACTACCACGAATACGCACCGGTGCAGCGCCACGCCTCGTGGCAGGCTTTCCTCGATGCAGCCCGGCCCGATTCGCAGCGCCTCTTCGCCTTTACCACGCGCGGCAGCCAGCCCTTCGCGCAGGTGCCGTGGCAGCCTGGGGACTGGTTCGTCTTCGGATCGGAAACGGCGGGCCTGGCGCCGGCACTGCGCGACAGCTTCCCGCCCTCGCAGCGCGTGCGCCTGCCAATGCGCCCGGATCAGCGCAGCCTCAACCTCAGCAATGCGGTGGCGGTGACGGTCTTCGAAGCCTGGCGCCAGAACGGCTACCAGGGCGGCGCCTGACCCGCAGGTCAGGCACCTTCGCGCCGCGCGTCGCGCGACATCAGTTCCTGGATGGCCTGCTGCGGCCGCAAGCGACCTTCGAGCACCCGCACCACCGCTTCGGTGATCGGCATCTCGACCCCACTCGCCTGCGCACGTTTGAGTACCGTGGCGGCGCACGCCACCCCTTCGGCCACATGGCCAAGCTCGTGGAGGATGCGTGGCAGCGGCAAGCCCTGCGCGAGCAAGAGTCCGACCTTGCGGTTGCGCGACAGGTCGCCGGTGGCGGTGAGCACCAGATCGCCAAGCCCGCTCAGGCCCATGAAGGTTTCCACGCGTGCCCCCAGCACAAGCCCGAGGCGCGTCATCTCGGCCAGGCCCCGCGTGATCAGCGCTGCGCGGGCGTTGAGCCCGAGCTGCAGGCCATCGGCGATGCCGGTGGCGATCGCCATCACGTTCTTCACCGCCCCGCCCACCTCGACACCCACCGGGTCGTTCGAGGCGTAGATGCGCATCACATCGGAATGAAAAGCTTCGACGGCTTGCTGGCACAGCGCATCATCCTGGCTGGCCACGACGAGGGCCACCGGCTGACCGCGCGCCACCTCCAGCGCGAAACTCGGGCCAGAAAGGATGCCGACCTGCGTGGCCGAGGGCCGCACCGCACGCGCGATCTCGTGGCCGAGGAGGCCGGTGCCTTCTTCGAATCCCTTGCACAGCCACAAGACGCCCGGCGCATCGGCCGGCAGGCGCTGCAGCATCTCGCGCAGGCCGGCCATCGGCGTGGCCACCACGATCAGGCCGCCTCGGGCGTGTTCGAGCGCGGCATTGAAATCGGCGCTCAGCTCAAGACCCGCCGGCAGCGGCACCCCCGGCAGGTAACGCGCGTTCTCGCGTGCTGCCCGCATCTGCTGGCACTGCGCCGCGTCGCGCACCCACAAGAGCGTGCCGTGGCGCGCGGCGGTGCTCGCGGCCACGGCCGTGCCCCACGCACCCGCGCCGAGCACGGTCAGGTTCATCTCGAAGCGCGAACGCTCAGTTGAGGTTGGCCGCAGCGCCGCCGGCCGCCTGCTGTTGCTGCTGGGCTTCGTACATGGCCTGGAAGTTCACTTCGGCCAGCACCACCGGCGGGAAGCCGGCGCGCGTGCACACGTCGGACACGATGGCGCGCAGGTAAGGGTAGACGATCTGCGGGCAGGCGATGCCGATGATGGGCTGCAGCTGCTCGTCAGGGATGTTGCGGATCTCGAAGATGCCGGCCTGCTTGGCCTCGACGAGGAACAGCGTCTTGTCCTTGACAGTGGTGGTGACGGTGGCCGTCACCGACACCTCGTACACCCCATCGGCCACCGGCTGGGCGGCGAGGTTGAGGTTGATGTCGACCTGCGGCTGGGCCTGCTCGAGCAGGATCTGCGGCGAGTTCGGCTGCTCGAGCGACAAGTCCTTCAGGTACACGCGCTGGATCTGGAACACGGGAGCGTTGTTGTCGTCGGCCATGGATGTCTCGCAGGATAGGAAAGGAAGTAGTCGGGCCGCCAGCTCAGGGCGGGGCCGGCGATTATGTTCCAGTGAAGATGACGGCTCTCAGCTGCCTTGCAGCAAGGGCATGAGCCCGCCACGCTGGTCCAGCGCGATCAGGTCGTCGCAGCCGCCCACGTGGGTGTCGCCGATGAAGATCTGCGGCACCGTGCGGCGGCCGGTGATCTCCATCATCGTCGTGCGTTGCGACGGGTCCAGGTCCACGCGCACTTCATCAATATCGCTCACGCCGCGCTGCTTGAGCAAGGCCTTGGCACGAATGCAAAAAGGGCACACCAGCGTCGTGTACATCTTGACGGGCTGCATCAACGAAACCTCCTGCGGTCAGGCGGATTTCTCGACGGGCAGGTTGGCCTCGCGCCAGGCGCGAAGGCCCCCGGCGAGCGGCCGGGCCTTCTCGAAACCCAGCTTCTTCAAGATACCCGCTGCGCGCGCAGCGCGTGCGCCGGTTGGACACACCACCACCAGCGGCAAGGCCTTGTTCTTGGGCAGATCGCCGCTCGTTTCCAGCGTGCCGAACGGGATGTTCTTCGAACCACCGGCGTGGCCCGCGGCGTACTCCGCGGGCTCGCTCACGTCGACCAGCACGGCGCGTTCGCGGTTGATGAGCTGCACCGCCTCGGCGGTGGTCACGGCGCCGCTGCCACTGCCGCCACGAAGGCGGGGCCAGATCAGCAAGGCGCCCGAGAGGATCGCCATCGAGATCAGCAGCAGGTTTTCGGGAATGGTGAAGAAGTTCACGTGTGTTGTGCGGGCTTGCGGCACCGGCTTGAAGGCAAACGCGAATTATAGAATTCGGGGCTTTGCCGCCCGGCCCCACCCTTCAGCCTGCTTCGTCCACCATGTACAAACTCGTGCTCATCCGCCACGGCGAATCGACCTGGAACCTGGAAAACCGCTTCACCGGATGGGTCGACGTGGACCTCACGCCCACCGGCGTGGCCCAGGCCCAGCAGGCCGGCCGCACGCTCAAGGCCCACGGCTACGACTTCGACATCGCCTACACCTCGGTGCTCAAGCGCGCGATCTGGACCCTCTGGCACACCCTGGACCAGATGGACCGCACCTGGCTGCCCGTGGTGCACCAGTGGCGACTGAACGAGCGCCACTACGGTGGCCTGCAAGGGCTCAACAAGGCCGAGACGGCCAAACAATACGGCGATGACCAGGTGCTGATCTGGCGCCGCAGCTACGACACGCCGCCGCCGCCGCTGGCCGCCGATGCGCCGCTCAGCCAGCGCGCCGACATCCGCTACGCCAAGCTCAAGCCGGAAGAGATTCCGCTCACCGAGTGCCTGAAGGACACCGTGGCCCGTGTGTTGCCGGCCTGGAACGACACCATCGCACCGGCCATCAAGTCGGGCAAGCGGGTGGTGATCGCGGCACACGGCAACAGCATCCGCGCACTGGTGAAGTACCTGAGCAACATCGGCGACGACGACATCGTGGGCGTCAACATCCCCAACGGCACGCCGCTCGTCTATGAAACCGATGCCGACCTGAAGCCGATCAAGCCCTACTACTACCTCGAAGACAAGAAGGCCTGATCCAGCTCACCCGGGCAGGCCGTAGAGCCGCTCCGGCGGCACGCGGTCGAGCACCGACTTGTCGGCCACGAAGCCGGTGATCGCGTGCTCGGCGCGGCTGGTGTCGCGGCGCACGATGTTGAGCACTGGCACGCCGGTCCTGTCGGTGATGCTCGCCGCGATCGGGGTGCTCGCGCTCGCGGTGCGGCGGATCACCACCGCCAGCTCGCCGGTCTTGAGCTTCACCAGCTCGCCCGGCGGGTAGATGCCGAATTCCTTGATGATGGCCATGGCCATCGCGCCGCCACCATCGGTCTTGAAGAGTTCGCGTGCCGCTTCCTGGGCATGCAGCGGCTTGCGAATGGCCTTGGGGCTGATCTTGGCCATGAAGATGTCGGCGTACTTGAGCGCTCGCGCCATCTCGCTCATCTCGGTCAGCCCGCGCGGATAGCCCTTGCCGTCGGTCCACTCGTGGTGCTGCTCCACCGCGGTGAGCCACTCTTCGTCGGTGATGCCAGCTTCGCGCAGCATGCGTGCGCTCTCCAGCGGATGTTCGTGCAGCACCGCGCGCTGCTCGGCGAGCATCGGCACACCCTGCGCGGCCAGCCGGCCTTGCAGTTCGAAGACCGACATGTTCATGGTGAGTGCCGCCTTGACGAGCGTGAGGCAGCGTTCGCGCGGCCACCCCATGCGCTGCGCCATCAGGAAGCAGATCATCCCGGTGTAGACGGCATGGCTCAGGCCATAGATCGAAAGCTTGCGGGTGTCTTGCCGCACCGCGAGGAAGATGCCCACGTCGGCATCTTTTTCGGTGAGCAGGGCCAGGTGCTGGGCGAGCTCGTCGATGCGCGGTGCGAAGTTCTTGGGATCCTCGGCGAGGCCCTTGACGATGCGTTCCAGGCGCCAGCGCAGCTGGTCCCACAGGCCGAAGACGCTCGTCGGGCGCGCTTCCACCGCCTCGGGCCGGCCGGCGTTCTGGGCGGCGAGCACGGCCTTGACCTCATCCGACTCGACCAGCGCGCCATGCGCGAGCAGGGCTGCGAGCTGCTCGTCGTTTTCCACGACGGCACCCTTGGACAGCAGCAGGTGCCCCTCGGCGTCACGCACCTCCAATGGGGAGGGCATGCCGAACTGCACCAGATGACGATCCATCTTGACCCACGCCATGACGAACCTCCGCAACAGCAATGACCCAATGTAGAGCCTTGTCGGCGGCCTGGACAGCGGAAAAGGGGCGCTTTTCTGCCAGTTTTTTCAGCAGAACGGAGAGCGCGTCAACCGAGCAGCCGATGCCGCGTCCAGGCGGTGCCTCGCATGCGCTTGCGAAAGAGGATGTTTCGCACGATCCAGTCGGCGAACATGCCCAGCCACACCCCGATCACGCCCAGCCCGCACACGATGCCCAGCAGGTAGCCCGCGCCGATGCGCAGGCCCCACATTGTGGAGCTGCCCACCAGCAAGCCGTAGCGTGTGTCGCCGGCCCCGCGCAGGCCCGCCGGCAACACCCAGGAGCCGGCCCAGGCCGGCATGAACACGCAGCTGAGCGCGATCAGCCAGGCCGCCTGGGCGGTGACCTCGGCGTTGTTGCCGAAGAGCCCGGCCAGCCACCACGAGAACGGCAGCACGATCGCCGCCAGCGCCGACAGCGACCAGTTGGCACTGCGGATCACCCGCTTGAGCACCAGCTGCGCCGCCTTCACCCGGCCCGCTCCCAGGCGCATGCCCACGAGCGTGGTGGCCGCCACGCCGAGCGCGGTACCCGGCGTGTTGACGAAGTTGCTGACGTAGAACGCAATGAAGTTCGCGGCCAGGGCTGTCGTCCCGAGACCGACCACGATGGTCTGGGTGACGATCTTGCCCAGGTGGAAGAACGACGACTCCAGCGCCGCCGGCCATCCCACCTTGAGAATGGATCGCATGAAGTCACGGCGCACCGGCCAGCCACCCGCATGCTCGGCACCCTGCCGCAGGGTGGGCCACAGCGCCAGCAGCACCAGCGCCACTCCGCCGCAGCGTGCCAGCAGCAGGGCCGCCCCGGCGCCGTTGACGCTGCCGTTGTCGCCGCGCATGAAGATCGCCGCCATGACGATCTGCGACACGGCCATCACCACTTGCACCCGCATGGCCGTGTCGGTGCGGGCCATGCCGCGCAGCACGCCGCAGCTGGTGAGCACGATCGAAGTGGCCATGCCTGCCACGATCACCCAGCGGAAGTACCGGTCGGCCTGCACCTTCACCGCTTCTTCGGCACCGGGCAGCACCATCGCGATCCACAGGCCGCGGGTGTTCCAGAGCAGCAGCGCCACCAGCACGCCCGCACACAACGCAAGCGCCAGCGCGCTGAACGCCACCGAGCGCAGGTCGCCACGCCGGCCGGCGCCCACGCAATGCGCGACCGTCACGGTCGCACCGATCGCCAGGCCGCCGTAGATCGCGATCAGCAGGAAGTTGAGCGCGTCCATCATCCCGATGGCCGCGACGGAGGCCGGCCCGAGGTGGCTGGCCATCGCCATCACCACCGTGCCGGTGAGCACCAGCGCGAACTCCTGCAGCAGCACCGGCCCGGCCAGCGCCCACACGCCGCGCGGTCGCGCGAAACGGCGGCGCCACTGGAAGCGGATCCAGCGCCAGCGATCGCGGATGGGAACGGAAGAGAGACTCAAAGGACTCACGAGGCCTGTGCGAACGCACCATAGCGCTGCCCTGATGACAGCGCTGTCACCTCGGGGAAGCGTGGTCTGCAGAATGGACGCGCGGCTGTGACACACTGCACGCCGTCATGAAAAGCGCTTCCTCCACGCCCCGCGGCTTCACGCTCATCGAAGTGATGGTCGTCGTGGCCATCATCGCGATCCTGGCCGTCATGGCCGTGCCCAGCCTGATGGGCAAGTACGTGCGAGAACACATCGTCGAAGGCGTGACGCTCGCCAAGCTGGCGAAAGACGCGGTGGGCGCGAGCTGGGCCACCACCAAGACCCTGCCCGACGACAACGCCGCCGCGGGCCTGCCGGCGGCCGACAAGATCGTCAACAACGTGGTGAAGTCGGTGACGGTGGAAAACGGGGCGGTCCACATCCTCTTCGGCAACCGGGCCAACGGCGCGCTGCAGGGCAAGATCCTGACCTTGCGTCCGGCGATCGTGGCAGACGCGCCGGTCGTGCCGGTCGCGTGGGTGTGCGCCTTCTCCAAGGTGCCCGACCAGATGACGGTCATGGGCACCAACCGCACCAGCATCGAACGCCAGCACCTGCCGGTGAACTGCCTCTGACGCGCCGACGTCAGTGCTGCGCTTCGAGCGTCGACGCCTCGTAGCCCAGCGCCCCCGCGATCTGGTGCCGCACCTGCGCCGCCAGATCGCGCCGGTCCTGCCCGGCCGAGGCCACGGTCGGCAGTTGCGTGACCTGCACCCGCAGCCCTTTTGCGCACACCACCTTCCACAGCGACTCCGCCAGGGTCGAGTCGCCAACCCACACCACCGCCTGGCTCGGCGAGCCGCCATCGTCGGCATAGCGCAGCGCGATCGGCTGCAACAGCGCATCGGTCGAGATCGCGGCCTGCAGCAGGTTGGCGTGAAACGGCAGCAGCGTCGTGCCGTCGCCGGTGGTGCCCTCGGGGAACATCGCGATGGTGTCGCCCTGCTTCAGCGAGGCGGCGATCTGGTGCACCACGCGCAGCGCGTCGCGCTTGCGTTCGCGCTCGATGAAGAGCGTGCCCCCACAGCCAATCAGCCAGCCGAGCACCGGCCAGTGCTTCACATCGGCCTTGGAGACGAAGCGCGCCGGGTGCACCGAATTGATGGCGAGGATGTCGAGCCACGAGATGTGGTTGGCCACGATCAGCGCCGGGCCGTCGTGCGAGCGGCCGACGCCTTCGACCGTCACACCGAGCGCCCGCGCGACCTGGCCGCACCAGCGGCCGGTCTGCCACAGACGTTTGTCCGGCGTGATGAACGGAAAGACGAACGCGCAGCGCAGCACGCCCGCCAGGATCAGCCGGCCGATGGAGGCCAGCCGCCACAACGCGATCGCCGTCCGCAAGGCCCGCTGCTCCGGTGACGTCAACTGGCTTCGTGGGCCACGTTGCCGGCCACGAGCGTGTACCTGACGCTGCCCGGCAACTCGTAGCCCGCGAAGGGGGAATGTTTGCCCTGGCTCTTGAGCGCCTGCGGCCGCACCGTCCAGTAGCTGGTGGGATCGAACACGCAGACATCGGCCACGCCGCCTTCGACCAGCCGGCCCGCGCTCGACGCGAGCGAGCCCAGCGCCTCGCCCAGCACCCGCACCGGCTCGCAGGTGACCTTGGCGAGCGTCTTCGACAGGCCGAGCTTCTGTTCCTGACCCCACTTGAGCGCGAGGCTCAGCAGCAGCTCCAGCCCCGTGGCACCGGGTTCGGCTTCGGCGAAGGGCAGGTTCTTCGCGTCTTCGTCGACCGGGGTGTGGTCGCTGACGAGCGCATCGATGGTGCCGTCGGCCAGGCCGGCGCGGATCGCATCGCGGTCGCGCTGCTGGCGCAACGGCGGCGTGAGCCGCATGTCGGCATTGAAGTAGCCAATGTCGACGTCGGTCAGGTGCAGGTGGTTCACGCTCACGTCGCAGGTCACCGGCAGGCCTTCGGCCTTGGCTTCGCGCACGAGCGCGATGCCGGCCGCGCTGCTCAGGCGGCACAGGTGCACCCGCGCACCGGTCACGCGCATCAGCTCGAAGATGGTGTGCAGCGCGATCGTCTCGGCGATCACCGGCACGCCCGACAGGCCCAGGCGCGTGGCGAGCGGACCGCTGGCCGCCACGCCTTTGCCGAGGTAGGCATCCTGCGGACGCAGCCACACGCAATAGCCGAAGGTCGAGGCGTATTGCAGGGCGCGCTGCAGCACCATGGTGTCGGCGAGCGCCACGTCGGCCTGCGAGAAACCCACGCAGCCGGCTTCGGTCAGCTCGGCCATCTCGGTCAGCACTTCGCCGGCAAGCCCGCGGGTGAGCGCGCCCAGCGGATAGAGGTGCGCTTGGTTGAGGTTGCGGGCGCGGAACTTGAGCATCTCGACGAGGCCGGGCTCGTCGAGCGCGGGGTCGGTGTCGGGCGGGCAGACGAGGCTCGTCACCCCGCCGGCGACGGCGGCGGCCATTTCCGACTCGAGCATGCCTTCGTGCTCGTGGCCCGGTTCGCGCAGGCGCGCGGCGAGGTCGACCAGGCCCGGGGCCACGATGAGCCCCTGCGCATCGATCGTGCGCGAGGGCTTGAAGTCGGGGTTTACCTTGCCCAGTGTCACGACGCGGCCAGCCGCGATGGCCACGTCGGCCACTTCATCGCGGCCGGAAGCGGGGTCGATCAACCGTCCGTTCTTGATCAGCAGTTTCATGTGGATCTCAGGCTCCGGGTCAGGCGTTGTTGCCGGCGATGGTTGACATCACCGCCATGCGCACCGCAATGCCGAAGGTGACCTGCGGCAGGATCACGCTCTGCTTGCCGTCAGCCACCGAGGAGTCGATCTCCACGCCCCGGTTGATCGGCCCCGGGTGCATCACGATC
Protein-coding regions in this window:
- a CDS encoding HD-GYP domain-containing protein; the protein is MAWVKMDRHLVQFGMPSPLEVRDAEGHLLLSKGAVVENDEQLAALLAHGALVESDEVKAVLAAQNAGRPEAVEARPTSVFGLWDQLRWRLERIVKGLAEDPKNFAPRIDELAQHLALLTEKDADVGIFLAVRQDTRKLSIYGLSHAVYTGMICFLMAQRMGWPRERCLTLVKAALTMNMSVFELQGRLAAQGVPMLAEQRAVLHEHPLESARMLREAGITDEEWLTAVEQHHEWTDGKGYPRGLTEMSEMARALKYADIFMAKISPKAIRKPLHAQEAARELFKTDGGGAMAMAIIKEFGIYPPGELVKLKTGELAVVIRRTASASTPIAASITDRTGVPVLNIVRRDTSRAEHAITGFVADKSVLDRVPPERLYGLPG
- a CDS encoding MATE family efflux transporter — protein: MSLSSVPIRDRWRWIRFQWRRRFARPRGVWALAGPVLLQEFALVLTGTVVMAMASHLGPASVAAIGMMDALNFLLIAIYGGLAIGATVTVAHCVGAGRRGDLRSVAFSALALALCAGVLVALLLWNTRGLWIAMVLPGAEEAVKVQADRYFRWVIVAGMATSIVLTSCGVLRGMARTDTAMRVQVVMAVSQIVMAAIFMRGDNGSVNGAGAALLLARCGGVALVLLALWPTLRQGAEHAGGWPVRRDFMRSILKVGWPAALESSFFHLGKIVTQTIVVGLGTTALAANFIAFYVSNFVNTPGTALGVAATTLVGMRLGAGRVKAAQLVLKRVIRSANWSLSALAAIVLPFSWWLAGLFGNNAEVTAQAAWLIALSCVFMPAWAGSWVLPAGLRGAGDTRYGLLVGSSTMWGLRIGAGYLLGIVCGLGVIGVWLGMFADWIVRNILFRKRMRGTAWTRHRLLG
- a CDS encoding pilin, producing the protein MKSASSTPRGFTLIEVMVVVAIIAILAVMAVPSLMGKYVREHIVEGVTLAKLAKDAVGASWATTKTLPDDNAAAGLPAADKIVNNVVKSVTVENGAVHILFGNRANGALQGKILTLRPAIVADAPVVPVAWVCAFSKVPDQMTVMGTNRTSIERQHLPVNCL
- the grxC gene encoding glutaredoxin 3 codes for the protein MQPVKMYTTLVCPFCIRAKALLKQRGVSDIDEVRVDLDPSQRTTMMEITGRRTVPQIFIGDTHVGGCDDLIALDQRGGLMPLLQGS
- the secB gene encoding protein-export chaperone SecB; amino-acid sequence: MADDNNAPVFQIQRVYLKDLSLEQPNSPQILLEQAQPQVDINLNLAAQPVADGVYEVSVTATVTTTVKDKTLFLVEAKQAGIFEIRNIPDEQLQPIIGIACPQIVYPYLRAIVSDVCTRAGFPPVVLAEVNFQAMYEAQQQQQAAGGAAANLN
- a CDS encoding 1-acyl-sn-glycerol-3-phosphate acyltransferase: MRTAIALWRLASIGRLILAGVLRCAFVFPFITPDKRLWQTGRWCGQVARALGVTVEGVGRSHDGPALIVANHISWLDILAINSVHPARFVSKADVKHWPVLGWLIGCGGTLFIERERKRDALRVVHQIAASLKQGDTIAMFPEGTTGDGTTLLPFHANLLQAAISTDALLQPIALRYADDGGSPSQAVVWVGDSTLAESLWKVVCAKGLRVQVTQLPTVASAGQDRRDLAAQVRHQIAGALGYEASTLEAQH
- a CDS encoding rhodanese-like domain-containing protein, translated to MAILSGALLIWPRLRGGSGSGAVTTAEAVQLINRERAVLVDVSEPAEYAAGHAGGSKNIPFGTLETSGDLPKNKALPLVVVCPTGARAARAAGILKKLGFEKARPLAGGLRAWREANLPVEKSA
- the gpmA gene encoding 2,3-diphosphoglycerate-dependent phosphoglycerate mutase, whose translation is MYKLVLIRHGESTWNLENRFTGWVDVDLTPTGVAQAQQAGRTLKAHGYDFDIAYTSVLKRAIWTLWHTLDQMDRTWLPVVHQWRLNERHYGGLQGLNKAETAKQYGDDQVLIWRRSYDTPPPPLAADAPLSQRADIRYAKLKPEEIPLTECLKDTVARVLPAWNDTIAPAIKSGKRVVIAAHGNSIRALVKYLSNIGDDDIVGVNIPNGTPLVYETDADLKPIKPYYYLEDKKA